One genomic region from Pyrobaculum islandicum DSM 4184 encodes:
- the sufC gene encoding Fe-S cluster assembly ATPase SufC has product MAKLEIRNLRVAAGGKEILKGVSLTVSSGEVVVLMGPNGSGKSTLFQTIAGNPKYEVLDGDILLDGESIKDLPPEDRFARGVFVGFQSPVAVPEVRFAFMLQAMLNIRAGKKLTDPNPQALAQAQKIAAELGLKPDVFSRGVGVGFSGGEFKRAEVLQALLLRPKIVVLDEPDSGLDIDGIAAVGKAIMELSASGSGVLLSTHYARVLRFIKPTRVYVMAEGRVILEGDEGVIKRIEEVGYQNYFREIQKELAL; this is encoded by the coding sequence ATGGCAAAACTTGAGATTAGAAATCTCAGAGTTGCCGCAGGAGGGAAAGAAATTCTAAAAGGCGTAAGTCTAACAGTATCCAGCGGCGAAGTTGTCGTACTTATGGGCCCTAACGGCAGCGGTAAATCTACGCTGTTCCAGACAATAGCTGGCAACCCTAAGTACGAAGTTCTTGATGGCGACATATTGCTTGATGGCGAGTCTATAAAAGATCTGCCTCCGGAGGACCGCTTTGCAAGGGGGGTATTCGTGGGTTTCCAGTCGCCGGTCGCAGTCCCAGAGGTTAGGTTCGCCTTCATGCTCCAAGCAATGTTGAACATAAGGGCTGGCAAGAAGCTGACCGACCCTAACCCCCAGGCGCTGGCGCAGGCCCAGAAGATAGCGGCTGAGCTAGGCCTTAAGCCAGACGTCTTCAGCCGGGGCGTTGGAGTTGGCTTCAGCGGAGGCGAGTTCAAGAGGGCCGAGGTTCTCCAAGCGCTACTCCTCCGGCCGAAGATCGTCGTTCTAGATGAGCCAGACAGCGGCCTCGACATCGATGGCATCGCCGCCGTCGGCAAAGCCATAATGGAGCTAAGCGCCTCAGGCAGTGGGGTGCTCCTCTCGACACACTACGCAAGAGTCCTCAGGTTCATCAAGCCCACCAGGGTATACGTCATGGCGGAGGGTAGAGTAATACTAGAGGGGGACGAGGGGGTGATAAAGAGGATAGAGGAAGTGGGCTACCAGAATTACTTCAGAGAAATACAGAAAGAACTCGCACTGTAG
- the sufB gene encoding Fe-S cluster assembly protein SufB, with product MQEFESLRSTISHVEFVEEMLGVERRFNYQVELKGRITRDMIEEISRLKGEPDWMRRLRLRMLELFEKLPMPRWVRAVEEIDLETLVHYAKPQVETVSSWDQVPKEIREYYEKLGIPEIEAKALLGLGAQFDSEIIYFNLKKKLQELGVVMLPMEEAVKRYPELVQRYFMRVFPPEHKFAALHGALWSGGVFIYVPPGVRIEQPLETFFFIGQSMESQMEHSIVVADKGAYVHWIEGCSAPRLLKYSFHNGMVEGYAHEGATLKITTVQNWSRNVVNFNNKRAVAEAGAKVHWVEGSIGSKTTYTFPSTVLKGEGASTEIVGITAAKGPYWKENGAKVWHLAPRTSSRVVNKSISAEGGVAVYRGVVHVQRGAKYARSHVQCDSLVLDKKSATLTVPHDQVFEETAVVTHEATASTISEEKIMYLRARGFTEDDAKASIVLGFVGDILKDLPFEYAVVLSRVIELEFGRLSKVG from the coding sequence ATGCAAGAGTTTGAGTCTCTACGTTCCACGATCAGCCACGTTGAGTTTGTAGAGGAGATGCTAGGCGTGGAGAGGAGATTTAACTACCAGGTGGAACTGAAGGGTCGCATCACCAGGGATATGATAGAGGAAATTAGTCGCCTAAAGGGCGAGCCAGACTGGATGAGGAGACTCAGGCTGAGGATGCTTGAGCTTTTTGAGAAACTGCCGATGCCGAGGTGGGTGAGGGCGGTGGAGGAGATAGACTTAGAGACCCTCGTCCACTATGCAAAACCTCAGGTAGAGACTGTGTCGAGCTGGGATCAAGTGCCCAAGGAGATTAGGGAGTACTACGAGAAGCTTGGTATCCCCGAGATTGAGGCTAAGGCACTTCTCGGGCTAGGTGCACAGTTCGACAGCGAGATAATATACTTCAACTTGAAGAAGAAGTTGCAGGAGCTCGGCGTGGTGATGTTGCCCATGGAGGAGGCCGTCAAAAGGTATCCGGAGCTTGTCCAGAGGTACTTCATGAGGGTATTCCCCCCCGAGCATAAGTTCGCCGCTTTACACGGCGCCCTATGGTCGGGAGGTGTCTTCATATACGTGCCCCCAGGCGTGAGGATAGAGCAGCCTCTGGAGACCTTCTTCTTCATTGGACAGTCCATGGAGAGCCAGATGGAGCACTCCATCGTGGTGGCGGACAAGGGGGCCTACGTCCACTGGATCGAGGGCTGCTCGGCGCCCCGCCTCCTGAAGTACTCCTTCCACAACGGCATGGTGGAGGGGTACGCCCACGAGGGGGCGACTCTTAAGATAACCACGGTGCAGAACTGGTCGCGTAACGTGGTAAACTTCAACAACAAGAGGGCTGTGGCGGAGGCCGGCGCCAAGGTGCATTGGGTAGAGGGCTCGATAGGGAGCAAGACCACATACACCTTCCCCTCCACCGTGCTCAAGGGGGAGGGGGCCTCCACGGAGATCGTGGGGATAACCGCGGCGAAGGGGCCGTATTGGAAAGAAAACGGGGCTAAGGTGTGGCATCTGGCGCCTCGCACCAGTAGCAGAGTTGTAAACAAGAGCATCTCCGCTGAGGGGGGCGTCGCCGTGTATAGAGGCGTTGTACACGTCCAGAGGGGGGCGAAATACGCCAGATCCCACGTCCAGTGCGACTCCCTGGTGCTCGACAAGAAGTCGGCCACGCTGACTGTGCCCCACGACCAAGTGTTCGAGGAGACGGCGGTGGTGACACACGAGGCGACGGCTTCCACGATCTCCGAGGAGAAGATCATGTACCTCCGAGCCAGAGGCTTCACAGAGGACGACGCCAAGGCCTCCATAGTTCTAGGCTTCGTAGGAGACATACTAAAAGACCTCCCCTTTGAATACGCGGTTGTGTTAAGCAGAGTGATAGAGCTGGAGTTCGGCCGCCTCTCCAAGGTTGGATAG
- a CDS encoding ATP-grasp domain-containing protein, whose amino-acid sequence MEIGIIRPYEVEFNPSDVIDLENAIKKRGHTPIRIYVDMLEVRIKGGGLEVKQSIGKSPSVDITTPGAVLRHLGIFRDFEQFLYRVWAVKALEEVGTYVMNPVERWVVAGDKMAALIKLAKAGLPVPSTVVTENMFVGYRAVGEFKRAVVKQMRGAMGYGVFLVEDPDVAFHIFSMLANINKPIYVQEFLEKGPGDYRVVVVGGRAIGAEYRRAGGWKTNVAQGATPEPAKLTPQLEELAIKAVETLGLDYGGVDIAETREGYYILEVNPTMSWQGFKIATGINPAEHIVDYLIEKIKK is encoded by the coding sequence ATGGAAATAGGCATAATTAGGCCCTACGAAGTGGAGTTTAACCCCAGCGATGTTATAGACTTAGAAAATGCTATAAAAAAGAGAGGTCATACGCCTATTAGGATATATGTGGATATGCTAGAGGTGCGGATTAAAGGCGGCGGCTTAGAAGTTAAGCAGTCTATTGGGAAAAGCCCTTCTGTTGATATTACAACACCTGGCGCAGTTTTGCGACATCTGGGAATTTTTCGAGATTTTGAACAGTTTTTATATAGAGTGTGGGCAGTCAAGGCGCTAGAGGAAGTTGGGACGTATGTAATGAACCCAGTGGAGCGATGGGTTGTGGCTGGAGATAAAATGGCGGCTCTTATAAAGCTGGCAAAGGCCGGTCTCCCCGTGCCCTCCACCGTGGTCACAGAGAATATGTTTGTGGGCTATAGGGCGGTGGGCGAGTTTAAGAGGGCTGTGGTTAAACAGATGAGGGGGGCCATGGGCTACGGCGTGTTTCTAGTGGAGGATCCAGACGTGGCCTTCCACATATTTTCAATGCTGGCAAACATAAACAAGCCTATATACGTCCAAGAGTTCCTTGAAAAGGGGCCCGGCGACTACAGGGTGGTAGTCGTGGGAGGCCGTGCGATAGGGGCTGAATACAGAAGGGCAGGGGGGTGGAAGACAAATGTGGCGCAGGGAGCGACCCCAGAGCCCGCGAAGCTGACACCACAACTAGAGGAGCTGGCTATCAAGGCAGTAGAGACGCTAGGCCTAGACTACGGGGGCGTAGACATCGCAGAGACGAGAGAGGGCTACTACATATTGGAGGTAAACCCCACCATGAGCTGGCAGGGCTTTAAAATAGCCACGGGCATAAACCCCGCAGAACACATTGTAGACTACCTCATAGAGAAGATAAAGAAATAA
- a CDS encoding RNA-binding domain-containing protein, which translates to MRCRYIEISVIVHATESLDRVVETLRKFFGDIPLVVEKYEGHHGNPIYLITSFLDDCDPLLKKLCETFGGEVPASKGEAEGLYYLRLDKQALAMGIVKAVTHDDVIRLKIRTKNGLCN; encoded by the coding sequence GTGCGCTGCAGATATATAGAGATCAGCGTTATAGTTCACGCTACAGAAAGTTTAGATAGGGTAGTTGAGACACTCCGTAAGTTTTTCGGCGATATACCTCTAGTGGTTGAAAAATATGAGGGACATCATGGCAATCCCATATATCTAATTACGTCTTTTTTAGATGACTGTGACCCACTATTGAAGAAACTCTGTGAGACGTTTGGTGGAGAGGTGCCAGCTTCAAAAGGCGAAGCGGAGGGTCTTTACTACCTACGTCTAGATAAACAGGCGTTAGCCATGGGGATTGTAAAGGCTGTAACACACGACGACGTTATAAGACTTAAGATTAGGACAAAAAATGGCCTTTGTAATTAG
- a CDS encoding 50S ribosomal protein L15e: MARSAYSYMAMWYRKIGREVHERLMRKILIEWRKAPSIVRVERPFRLERARKLGYKAKQGVVVVRVRLIRGPFNRRRPDSGRRPKRMGVYGITAWKSWRQVAEERAARKYPNLEVLNSYWVADDGMYRYFEVILIDCNLPTIRNDPLYSSICGREVPRRRIIRRLREKQRRVIEYLKKTLLPKLKGEQQS, translated from the coding sequence GTGGCTCGGTCGGCGTATAGTTATATGGCGATGTGGTATAGGAAAATCGGCAGAGAGGTCCACGAGAGGTTGATGAGAAAGATCCTCATAGAGTGGAGAAAGGCGCCCTCCATCGTGAGAGTTGAGAGGCCGTTTAGACTTGAGAGAGCGAGAAAGCTGGGCTACAAGGCCAAGCAGGGGGTAGTCGTAGTAAGAGTTAGACTGATAAGAGGTCCCTTCAACAGGAGGAGGCCGGACTCCGGTAGAAGACCAAAGAGGATGGGAGTCTATGGCATAACTGCGTGGAAGTCTTGGCGCCAAGTGGCAGAGGAGAGAGCTGCCAGGAAGTATCCCAATTTGGAGGTTTTAAACAGCTACTGGGTAGCAGACGACGGTATGTACCGCTACTTTGAGGTAATACTAATAGACTGTAATTTACCAACGATAAGAAACGACCCGCTTTACTCAAGTATTTGTGGTAGAGAGGTTCCTAGGAGGAGAATAATTAGGAGACTAAGGGAGAAACAGAGAAGGGTAATTGAATATCTAAAGAAGACATTGCTGCCAAAGCTAAAGGGAGAGCAACAAAGCTAA
- a CDS encoding FAD-dependent thymidylate synthase: MVIIFTTPRVVLVGSWGSESLVSALTDVLYRGVPLEEALKQGGDVVARRISAFYRQGHWSVFEFMGAQFLVECSRACHTQFIRHRLASYWSESQRYVDYARREVRFIVPRGFPADLLKRAYEDYVRLREGWRPEYARMVLPNATAVLFAVQMNARELLLNFVPLRCAYAAQAEIRHVCWQMYAHAWRLWPTLSRLVWDDLPSLHRDFCTKVPKGEDCRLYAIRDAEEKHGPLPEKPWLALAVNG, from the coding sequence GTGGTCATTATCTTTACAACACCTAGAGTTGTTCTGGTAGGTAGCTGGGGGTCAGAGTCATTGGTCTCAGCTCTCACAGATGTGCTCTACCGGGGCGTCCCCCTAGAGGAGGCGCTTAAGCAGGGCGGCGACGTCGTAGCGAGGCGCATCTCGGCTTTCTACAGGCAGGGCCACTGGTCTGTCTTCGAGTTCATGGGGGCTCAGTTCCTCGTGGAGTGCTCCCGCGCCTGCCACACCCAGTTCATAAGACACAGGCTCGCCTCCTACTGGTCTGAGTCGCAACGCTACGTCGACTACGCGCGGAGGGAGGTTAGGTTCATAGTGCCCAGGGGCTTCCCCGCCGACCTCCTCAAGAGGGCCTACGAGGACTACGTGAGACTTAGGGAGGGCTGGAGGCCGGAGTACGCCAGGATGGTCCTTCCCAACGCCACCGCTGTCCTCTTCGCCGTCCAGATGAACGCCAGGGAGCTCCTGCTGAACTTCGTCCCCCTGAGGTGTGCCTACGCCGCCCAGGCCGAGATTAGACACGTCTGTTGGCAGATGTACGCCCACGCTTGGAGGCTCTGGCCCACGCTGTCCCGTCTCGTCTGGGACGACTTGCCCAGCCTCCATAGGGACTTCTGCACCAAGGTGCCGAAGGGCGAGGACTGCCGCCTATATGCCATAAGAGACGCCGAGGAGAAACACGGCCCGCTCCCAGAGAAGCCTTGGTTGGCTCTGGCGGTAAATGGCTAA
- a CDS encoding glycosyltransferase has translation MTNITFLNVSIAKNFLNETLQVLNKTREGPVTVSNAPEVPLWLQHAMLTLYLTLLALTILLIAHYIYYARHARVVEGTLGDPPVDTPLSIIIPVKNESIETIINAVRRLAELQCSNAEVIIVSDDPPEKVTEMEKALAGLPVRVLRRPNPTGYKGTALNWAAEYAKGEILLFLDVDSVPPPDLCSRARAVGEREIVFLGWDGYAAVKTPIAALQLFLYKYLLYYVAILGRHNTRHPVFALGSGIALRKSFLKEIGGFCNCTADDYDISMKAYLNGGRVVYLPGPPVYVEVPAGYGAFKRQYARWTYNSAYLLAQYASKIPKLKMPFIHKLSVFLNIITHPLMIITTFALTVASLAMSYMGILLPPFHILILQMALSLLALVQVFYVYKLAKQDGHSFAEVAGMLAKSAALLLALSPYLTFYVILGLLKRRIRWYVTPKGLAVLKSGALGLYEISILATLAIILTAALYVANWLLAINAAMLLAIASYVFFRIAMPSSQLGRVLRL, from the coding sequence GTGACCAACATCACTTTTTTGAATGTATCCATCGCCAAGAATTTCCTAAATGAGACACTCCAAGTGTTAAATAAAACTAGAGAGGGGCCGGTTACAGTTTCAAACGCCCCTGAGGTGCCCCTCTGGCTACAACATGCAATGTTAACTCTCTACCTCACCCTCTTAGCTCTTACAATCTTGTTAATAGCACACTATATTTATTACGCAAGACACGCCAGAGTTGTCGAGGGCACTTTGGGAGACCCTCCTGTCGATACCCCCCTCTCGATAATTATACCAGTTAAAAACGAGTCTATAGAGACTATTATAAACGCGGTAAGAAGACTGGCCGAGTTACAGTGCTCTAATGCAGAGGTGATTATCGTATCTGACGATCCTCCCGAAAAGGTGACTGAGATGGAGAAGGCACTGGCGGGACTGCCCGTCAGAGTGCTTAGGAGGCCAAACCCCACTGGCTACAAGGGGACTGCCTTAAACTGGGCGGCGGAGTACGCCAAGGGGGAGATCCTCCTCTTCTTAGATGTAGACAGCGTACCTCCGCCAGATTTGTGCTCTAGAGCCCGAGCTGTGGGCGAGAGAGAGATCGTATTTTTAGGCTGGGACGGCTACGCCGCTGTTAAAACCCCCATCGCCGCTCTTCAGTTGTTTCTCTACAAGTACCTCTTGTACTATGTCGCAATCCTCGGCCGCCATAACACAAGACATCCAGTTTTTGCCCTGGGGTCAGGAATCGCCTTGAGAAAGAGTTTTCTAAAGGAGATAGGCGGTTTTTGCAACTGTACAGCAGACGACTACGACATATCTATGAAGGCGTATCTCAACGGCGGACGCGTCGTTTACCTTCCCGGACCTCCCGTATATGTCGAAGTTCCAGCGGGTTATGGCGCGTTTAAGAGACAGTACGCCAGGTGGACCTACAACTCTGCCTACCTCTTGGCCCAATACGCAAGTAAGATACCTAAGTTAAAGATGCCGTTTATACACAAACTAAGCGTGTTCCTAAATATTATAACACACCCACTTATGATAATTACAACTTTTGCGCTGACTGTGGCGTCTTTAGCGATGAGCTATATGGGGATACTCCTACCCCCGTTCCATATTTTGATATTACAAATGGCGCTATCTCTATTGGCGCTAGTCCAAGTATTCTACGTGTATAAACTAGCTAAACAAGATGGCCACAGCTTCGCCGAGGTAGCCGGCATGCTCGCAAAGTCTGCAGCCCTCCTCCTAGCCCTCAGCCCATACCTAACGTTCTATGTGATATTAGGTCTCTTGAAGAGGAGGATAAGATGGTATGTAACGCCTAAAGGCCTGGCCGTTTTAAAAAGCGGAGCTCTAGGACTTTATGAAATATCTATTTTGGCCACACTTGCCATAATTCTAACGGCCGCTCTCTATGTGGCAAATTGGCTACTTGCAATAAATGCCGCGATGCTACTCGCAATAGCGTCTTATGTCTTCTTCCGTATAGCTATGCCCTCTTCACAATTGGGTAGGGTATTACGTCTTTGA
- the lysS gene encoding lysine--tRNA ligase has translation MAVRQSLEKVEEWRKIVNSLREAGVEPYPHSFRITHSVRALNELRRQALLEPWVGLVIRTAGRVTDIRRHPNVVFIDLYEDGARFQVMADPRHSLLDYIWRGDYIGVEGVIVKTQRGDYAVRASSLVLLAKAVQPLPEWGKVDRDSPFYMRYRSVAMVLDLQLRWRIAARAKFIQALREAMWKRGFIEIPTPVLQPIYGGAAARPFTTKIWAIDEEWYLRISPELYLKRYIIAGFPKVFEVGPQFRNEDIDALHNPEFWSLEAYQAYADYNDMMKLTEEVVYEAVSAVLGTGVVKYRDQTINFSPPWRRITLHDALREYGGVDPDRLTDDQIKEKLRELQVPVKVYNRGIALVKLFEKLVEKKLVEPTFVLDYPEESTPLCKPHREKRGLVERFEAFVGGHEVANAYTELNDPVRQYEYFVREEELFPKEEAHPLDWDFVEELSFGMPPTGGVGIGIDRLAMVITNAESIKDVIPYPIVKRA, from the coding sequence ATGGCTGTGAGACAGAGTCTTGAAAAGGTGGAGGAGTGGCGGAAGATCGTGAATTCTCTGAGAGAGGCTGGAGTAGAGCCCTATCCCCACTCCTTCCGCATAACCCACAGCGTTAGGGCTCTTAACGAGCTGAGGAGGCAGGCGCTTCTAGAGCCTTGGGTTGGCCTTGTGATAAGAACTGCTGGTAGGGTAACTGACATAAGGAGACATCCTAACGTTGTTTTTATAGACCTTTATGAAGACGGGGCAAGGTTTCAAGTCATGGCAGATCCGAGACACTCACTCCTAGACTACATATGGCGGGGAGATTACATCGGCGTAGAGGGGGTAATAGTTAAGACGCAACGGGGTGACTATGCAGTGAGGGCCTCCTCCCTAGTCCTCTTGGCTAAGGCGGTTCAGCCTCTGCCGGAGTGGGGGAAGGTGGACCGGGATTCGCCGTTTTACATGAGATACCGCTCGGTGGCTATGGTCTTGGATCTCCAGCTCCGGTGGAGGATCGCGGCGAGGGCTAAGTTTATACAGGCGCTGAGAGAGGCCATGTGGAAACGCGGCTTTATAGAGATCCCCACGCCGGTTCTCCAGCCGATCTACGGCGGCGCCGCCGCGCGCCCCTTTACGACGAAGATCTGGGCTATAGATGAGGAGTGGTACCTCCGTATATCCCCCGAGCTGTACCTAAAGCGCTACATCATCGCCGGTTTTCCCAAGGTGTTCGAGGTGGGGCCTCAGTTCCGCAACGAGGATATCGACGCGCTTCACAACCCCGAGTTCTGGTCTCTCGAGGCATATCAAGCCTATGCTGACTACAACGACATGATGAAGCTGACGGAGGAGGTGGTGTACGAGGCCGTGTCCGCCGTCTTAGGCACAGGCGTTGTGAAGTATAGAGACCAGACCATAAACTTCTCCCCGCCCTGGCGCAGGATCACCCTCCACGACGCTCTTAGGGAGTACGGGGGCGTCGACCCGGATAGACTTACGGACGACCAGATAAAGGAGAAGCTCAGGGAGCTGCAGGTCCCGGTCAAGGTCTACAACAGGGGTATCGCCCTGGTGAAGCTCTTCGAGAAGCTGGTGGAGAAGAAGCTGGTAGAGCCCACCTTTGTGCTGGACTACCCCGAGGAGTCCACGCCGCTTTGTAAACCCCATAGGGAGAAGAGGGGCCTCGTGGAGAGGTTCGAGGCCTTCGTGGGGGGGCACGAGGTGGCTAACGCCTACACGGAGTTGAACGACCCGGTGCGTCAGTATGAATACTTCGTGAGAGAGGAGGAGCTGTTTCCAAAGGAGGAGGCGCACCCCCTCGACTGGGATTTCGTCGAAGAGCTGTCGTTTGGCATGCCTCCCACAGGCGGGGTGGGCATAGGCATTGATAGGCTGGCGATGGTTATTACAAACGCCGAGTCTATCAAAGACGTAATACCCTACCCAATTGTGAAGAGGGCATAG
- a CDS encoding UbiD family decarboxylase, which produces MFSDLREFLSALEERGWLRRVSDPLSPELEIPEVLRRVMYGGGPAVLFESVRGFPGWRVVGNLFGSLDRIKLALGVERLEDVGKRLVEPFATPPPLSLLDKFRAAVGLFELGRYAPRVVRGGPVKEVVEEPNLLSIPAFKNWPKDAGRYITYGVLVTRDVRGVYNLGVYRIQILGEREAVVHAQIHKRAADLFGSSQGCVDAAIVIGGDPAFLLSGMMPTPYPLDEYLFVGVLRGGGLEVTKGVATDLHIPARAEAVVEGCVDVGNLRKEGPFGDHYGVYDRGGLYPVFKAKALLRREDPIYYGTVVGRPPLEDAYMGKAVERVFLPVLQFLMPEVVDLNLPMYGLFQGVAIVSIRKRYPGQGKKVMFALWGLGHMLSLTKVVVVVDHDVNVHDLNEVVFAIAQRVDPQRDVVVVPGAHVDVLDTGSPVPGYGSKLGIDATRKLPEEYGGRPWPEEVAPDPDVAARVEEVVRRLLGR; this is translated from the coding sequence GTGTTTTCTGACTTGCGGGAGTTTCTGTCTGCTCTGGAGGAGAGAGGGTGGCTGAGGAGGGTTTCCGACCCCCTCTCCCCCGAGCTTGAGATCCCCGAGGTGTTGAGGAGGGTTATGTACGGCGGGGGGCCCGCCGTCTTATTTGAGTCGGTTAGGGGGTTCCCGGGATGGCGGGTGGTGGGGAACCTCTTCGGGTCTCTTGATAGAATTAAGCTGGCCCTTGGCGTTGAGCGGCTTGAGGATGTAGGCAAGCGACTTGTGGAGCCCTTCGCCACTCCGCCTCCCCTTTCTCTCCTAGACAAGTTTAGGGCTGCTGTTGGTCTTTTCGAGCTAGGCCGCTACGCGCCTAGGGTCGTGCGTGGGGGGCCGGTGAAGGAGGTAGTAGAGGAGCCTAACCTACTCTCTATCCCGGCTTTTAAGAACTGGCCTAAAGACGCCGGCCGCTATATAACATACGGCGTCTTGGTCACGAGAGATGTCCGAGGTGTATATAACCTGGGGGTGTACCGGATTCAGATCCTGGGAGAGAGGGAGGCTGTTGTCCACGCCCAGATCCACAAAAGGGCGGCCGACCTCTTCGGCTCTTCCCAAGGCTGTGTAGATGCGGCGATTGTCATCGGGGGGGACCCCGCCTTTCTCCTCAGCGGCATGATGCCAACGCCCTACCCCCTCGACGAATACCTATTCGTGGGGGTGCTCAGGGGCGGCGGGCTGGAGGTGACGAAAGGCGTCGCCACGGACCTCCACATCCCGGCGCGGGCCGAGGCCGTGGTGGAGGGCTGTGTAGACGTTGGAAATCTGAGGAAGGAGGGGCCCTTCGGCGATCACTACGGCGTGTACGACCGGGGAGGTCTCTACCCCGTCTTCAAGGCCAAGGCTCTGCTTAGGAGGGAGGACCCCATCTACTACGGCACGGTGGTGGGCCGGCCGCCTCTTGAGGACGCGTACATGGGCAAGGCGGTTGAGAGGGTCTTCCTCCCGGTGCTCCAGTTCCTCATGCCGGAGGTGGTGGATCTGAACTTGCCCATGTACGGCCTTTTCCAAGGCGTCGCCATCGTCTCTATCCGTAAGCGGTATCCCGGCCAGGGGAAGAAGGTCATGTTTGCGCTTTGGGGACTCGGCCACATGCTGTCTTTGACCAAGGTTGTGGTCGTGGTGGATCACGACGTTAACGTCCACGACCTTAACGAGGTTGTGTTCGCCATAGCGCAGCGGGTTGACCCCCAGCGAGATGTGGTGGTGGTGCCGGGGGCGCACGTCGACGTCTTAGACACGGGCTCGCCAGTCCCCGGCTACGGCTCTAAGCTTGGGATAGACGCAACGAGGAAGCTCCCGGAGGAGTACGGGGGGAGGCCGTGGCCTGAGGAGGTAGCCCCCGACCCCGACGTAGCGGCGCGCGTGGAGGAGGTGGTGCGTAGGCTTCTGGGGCGGTGA
- a CDS encoding VIT1/CCC1 transporter family protein: MEVDSSLYKIAREAALDEYKEYIVYSALARVERNAGRRGVLETLAAAELDHFRFWSRIAGVRPPVWRTRLYALFMVLLRFVFGVTFVAKLLERGEVEAVARYKSLLGVLRGEDLEALRRIIRDEEEHEVALVEQIDETIVRYMGSLVLGLADAVIEITGAHAGTLGTTNSTVVAGVIGLIVGIGAAISMASASYLQTRHEVGKSPAVAALVTGVGYIAAVSLMSLPYFLTHDIYLAFAASIAVGVLLSFMLTFQGSVYTGRDFKYEFLQTVGLLLGTAALTYMLGEWLGRLFGVRVI, from the coding sequence ATGGAAGTAGATTCTAGTTTGTACAAAATCGCGCGGGAGGCGGCGCTGGACGAGTATAAAGAATATATAGTGTACAGCGCCTTGGCGCGGGTGGAGAGAAACGCGGGGCGGAGGGGGGTTTTGGAGACTTTGGCGGCAGCTGAGCTGGACCACTTCAGGTTCTGGAGCCGTATCGCCGGCGTGAGGCCGCCGGTGTGGCGGACGCGGCTCTACGCCTTGTTTATGGTTCTCCTGCGGTTTGTCTTTGGGGTTACCTTCGTGGCTAAGCTTCTGGAGCGTGGGGAGGTGGAGGCGGTGGCGCGGTACAAGTCCCTCCTGGGGGTGCTCCGGGGGGAGGATCTGGAGGCCCTCCGCCGCATTATTAGGGATGAGGAGGAGCACGAGGTGGCGCTTGTGGAGCAAATCGACGAGACTATCGTGAGGTACATGGGGTCTCTGGTGTTGGGTCTGGCGGACGCGGTGATCGAGATCACTGGGGCCCACGCGGGGACTCTGGGCACCACCAACAGCACCGTTGTGGCGGGGGTCATCGGCCTTATTGTGGGGATAGGTGCCGCCATCTCCATGGCGTCTGCCTCCTACCTCCAGACGCGCCACGAGGTTGGGAAATCCCCCGCAGTGGCGGCCTTGGTTACTGGCGTGGGCTACATTGCGGCTGTGTCTCTCATGTCGCTTCCCTACTTCCTTACCCACGACATCTACCTCGCCTTCGCCGCCTCTATCGCCGTGGGGGTTCTGCTGAGCTTCATGTTGACCTTCCAGGGGTCTGTATACACGGGGAGAGATTTCAAGTACGAGTTTCTGCAGACGGTGGGTCTTCTGCTGGGGACCGCCGCCCTGACCTATATGTTGGGCGAATGGCTGGGGCGTCTCTTCGGCGTTAGAGTTATTTAG
- a CDS encoding winged helix-turn-helix domain-containing protein, which yields MSLVEPSEIRRRIVEFLKERGSASVYQIAKALGISYGAAQWHLYVLERDGVIFTVVQGRKRIAVLRDTLDAYLNSLKMTDFFRDLWAYLRSRGVDGNTPFMEAVLSLQEDRREVGLSLLSIARNLYHWKKSQGL from the coding sequence ATGTCTCTTGTGGAGCCTTCTGAGATTAGGAGACGTATCGTGGAGTTTCTAAAGGAGCGGGGCAGCGCGTCTGTCTACCAGATCGCTAAGGCTTTGGGCATCTCCTATGGGGCCGCGCAGTGGCATCTCTATGTATTAGAGCGAGATGGTGTTATTTTCACTGTGGTCCAGGGAAGGAAGCGGATTGCCGTTTTGAGAGATACTCTTGACGCCTATCTCAACTCACTTAAGATGACTGATTTCTTTAGAGATCTCTGGGCGTATCTTAGGTCTCGGGGGGTCGATGGAAATACGCCGTTTATGGAGGCAGTGCTTTCGCTACAGGAGGATAGAAGGGAGGTGGGCCTCTCTCTCCTCTCTATCGCGAGGAATCTCTACCACTGGAAGAAGAGCCAAGGTTTATAA